A stretch of the Bradyrhizobium arachidis genome encodes the following:
- a CDS encoding VOC family protein, with product MLENARVATRLPAKDLNRARAFYSEKLGLEPVEERDGGLRYACAGGEFAIFVSAGRQSGTHTQMGWEVEDIDATVRELRRRGVEFEEYDLPGLRTVEGIAEIAGNYPSKGIGERGVWFRDSEGNLLGIGQPVRS from the coding sequence ATGCTAGAGAACGCGAGAGTGGCAACCCGGCTTCCAGCTAAAGACCTGAACCGCGCGCGGGCGTTCTATTCTGAAAAGCTGGGGCTCGAGCCGGTCGAAGAGCGCGACGGCGGGCTCCGCTACGCCTGCGCAGGCGGCGAGTTCGCGATATTCGTCTCCGCCGGACGGCAATCCGGCACGCACACGCAGATGGGCTGGGAAGTCGAGGATATCGACGCAACCGTGCGCGAGCTTCGCCGCCGGGGAGTTGAGTTCGAGGAGTACGACTTGCCAGGCTTAAGGACCGTTGAGGGCATTGCAGAGATTGCGGGGAATTACCCTAGCAAGGGTATCGGTGAGCGAGGCGTTTGGTTCCGCGACAGCGAAGGCAACCTGCTGGGTATCGGTCAGCCGGTTCGATCGTGA